The Aeromicrobium yanjiei genome includes a region encoding these proteins:
- a CDS encoding alpha/beta hydrolase-fold protein — MTRSWFSRPCLTAAACSALLLGVAACGSSSDGDSDQPSRAPASTSTGPPGGQTPSASADATELAAQVKSKFKQKTYKDAETGRTLPYNIFLPDGYSTTKEYPVVLFIGDASLVGQDVTAPLSQYGALVWAGDRDQQEHESIVLVPEYPSVIIDDRDGYSTTEYVEMTARFMESIEDTYSVDDDEVYGTGQSMGCMTILYLAAKYPDLFAAELLVSGQWDKSQLEGMAAETFLYIAAGGDTRSTDGQKDLQALLKRAKVPFGTATWDATWSERRLDAAANKLLGDGDTANFATFEPGTVLKADGQETDASGPGGVAEHMASFEPAYKIPAVRDWLFEQAGRD, encoded by the coding sequence ATGACACGTTCATGGTTCTCCCGTCCTTGCCTCACCGCGGCTGCCTGCAGCGCCCTGCTGTTGGGTGTCGCTGCGTGCGGCTCCTCGAGCGACGGCGACTCCGACCAGCCGTCGCGCGCTCCCGCCTCGACGTCGACCGGCCCGCCGGGTGGGCAGACCCCGTCGGCCAGCGCCGACGCCACCGAGCTCGCGGCGCAGGTCAAGAGCAAGTTCAAGCAGAAGACCTACAAGGACGCCGAGACCGGACGGACGCTGCCCTACAACATCTTCCTGCCCGACGGCTACAGCACGACCAAGGAGTACCCGGTGGTGCTGTTCATCGGGGACGCGAGCCTGGTGGGGCAGGACGTGACGGCGCCGCTTTCGCAGTACGGCGCCCTGGTCTGGGCCGGTGACAGAGACCAGCAGGAGCACGAGAGCATCGTGCTGGTGCCCGAGTACCCGAGCGTCATCATCGACGACCGCGACGGCTACTCGACCACCGAGTACGTCGAGATGACCGCACGCTTCATGGAATCGATCGAGGACACCTACAGCGTGGACGACGACGAGGTCTACGGCACCGGCCAGTCGATGGGCTGCATGACGATCCTGTACCTGGCGGCGAAGTATCCCGACCTCTTCGCTGCCGAGCTCCTCGTGTCGGGCCAGTGGGACAAGAGCCAGCTGGAAGGGATGGCCGCGGAGACGTTCCTCTACATCGCGGCCGGCGGTGACACCCGGTCCACGGACGGGCAGAAGGACCTGCAGGCCCTCCTGAAGCGCGCCAAGGTGCCGTTCGGCACGGCTACCTGGGACGCGACGTGGTCGGAGCGGCGGCTGGACGCGGCGGCGAACAAGCTGCTGGGGGACGGCGACACGGCAAACTTCGCGACGTTCGAGCCCGGCACCGTGCTGAAGGCGGACGGGCAGGAGACCGACGCCTCCGGACCCGGCGGCGTCGCCGAGCACATGGCCTCGTTCGAGCCCGCCTACAAGATCCCGGCCGTCCGCGACTGGCTGTTCGAGCAGGCGGGCCGCGACTGA